The Candidatus Obscuribacterales bacterium genomic interval TTGACATAGAGCCGTAGAAAAGGTTGTTCAACGCCAGTTTGACTGAGGGCGTCTTGGTAGCCTGCAACTGTATCCAAGGCCGCATTGCTTTGCTCGGCATCGACTAAGGTTTGCAAAATATCCAGGCTGGGGGCGATCGCAATAAACTGATTCTCAAAAACTGCAGCGGCATAGGATTGACCCGTTTGGCTGACAAACTCCTGAAGCGTCACGCCTTGATAGACCTGCTCCTGTTGCGGCTCTGTGTCACTCAACCGGTCGGACAGGGTCTGCCCATCCTGCAGTGGATCTAAAATTGGCAAAATGGCGACGAAGATGGGGTCGCCTTCGATCGGGCTATCGGGGAGCGATCCACCTGACGGGGCTGGATCGGGGGAGGGCGGTTCGCTGGCTATAGGAGGATTGCCAGGCAGAATCGCAACAGTCATTTCTGGGCCAATCCAGGACTGGAGATCCCGTGGAAAGTCTAGGTCATAGGCAGATAGCCAGCGATCGCGCCATCTGGCTAGGAGCTGATCCACCTGCGCTTGGGATTCCGGGGTGCCAAAGGAGCGCAGGGTTTGCCATTGTTGGGGATTCGTGGATACAGAGAAGGTCATCAAGGCATTTTGGGGAATGACCTCAATGCCCACGGGCAAGGGTGCGGGCGATCGCAGTCCCGATTGCCCCCTGAGCCACCAGTAGGCTACGCTACCCCCGGTGATAAAGGCGATCGCCGTTCCTAACGTTAACAATAGAGCGGGTTTACGTTTTGCCACAGCCGCTTGCTCCTTGCAAAGGTAGGGATCAGGGAAGTGCGATCCTACGACAGCATAGCAAGTTCTTATGCTGGCCTAACGGTATTTTTATGGATGAATCCCTGCTCTCTCAAGCGATCGCGCCAGAATGGAGGATGGGATAGATAGAATCCAATCTACTCATCCAACCTATTGCCATTGCTGTCTTATGGGTTAAGACATCTAGAAAATCTGGGAACGTCCCAACGTTTCAGCCTTCGATCTAGAAGGTGTCTCAACCAGCGTAACTAAAGCTGCATTGATCCCTTCTAAAGGATTTGAGAGAGGAATTTTTGGCTGCGTTCCTCTTTGGGATTATTGAAGAACTCTTCCGGCGTGGCCTCTTCCACCAAGACCCCATCGGCCATCAAGACGACCCGGTCGGCCACTTCCCGAGCAAAGCCCACTTCATGGGTGACGCAAACCATGGTCATTCCTTCTGCGGCTAGAGTGCGCATGGCATCCAACACTTCCCGCACCATTTCTGGATCAAGCGCCGAGGTCGGTTCATCAAAGAGCATAATCTTGGGCTGCATCGCCAAGGCACGGGCGATCGCCACCCGCTGCTGCTGCCCGCCCGAGAGCTGCCCCGGATATTTGTTGGCTTGCTCTAGAATGCCTACTCGTTCTAGCAACGCCATCGCCACTTCCTCCGCCTTGGCTTTGGGCCATCGCCGCACCCAGATGGGTGCCAGGGTGACATTCTTGAGCACCGTTAGGTGAGGAAATAGGTTGAACTGTTGAAACACCATACCCACCTCACGGCGGATGGTTTCAATGTTTTTCAGATCATGGGAGATGCGAATGCCGTCAATATCAATGGTGCCTTTTTGGTAGGGCTCTAGGGCATTGAAGGTGCGGATAAAGGTGGATTTACCGGATCCTGATGGCCCCATGACCACCACGACCTCGCCTTTATTCACCGTGAGGCTGACCCCGCGCAGGACGTGAAAGTTGTTGTCGTACCACTTCTCTACGTCTTGAGCAATAATCACCGGCTCGTTGACCGGTTGAGAATCTCGCATTGTTCCGGTTTGTGGCTGTGTCATGGCCCCTATTCTCCAAATCGTGTTCTCAAGTCCTTCAGCACATCTAGGGTGCAGCGAGCGCAGCCCTAGTGAGTCGTATTCAACTGTTCCTCTATCTTGCGACTTCCCAGTGCCATGGCGTAGCAGAAGAACCAATAGAGTACGCCAATAAAGGCATAGGCTTCTGCATAACGCCCCAAATAGTTGGGGTTAGATAGGGCGGTATTGGCCATTCCCAACAGTTCAAGTAGCCCTAGGGGAGCTAGGAGGGTGGTGTCTTGAAACAAGCTAATAAACTGTCCCACGATGGCAGGGATTGCCGTTTTTAAGGCTTGGGGCAGGACAATCAGAATTAGCGTTAGAGGTTTGTTCAGCCCTAGGGACACCGATGCTTCCGACTGCCCTCGCGGCACCGATTGCAGACCGGCTCGGATGTTTTCGGCTAAGTAAGCGGAGCTGAAAATAGTCAGGGCGATGATGGCGCGCAGGATGCGATCGGGACGAATACCCTCCGGCAGGAATAACGGAATCATAACCTGACCCATCACTAGGATGGTAATCAGCGGAACCCCCCGGACTAACTCGATGTAGGCAATGGAAAGCGATCGCACAATAGGTAGATCGCTGCGCCGCCCCAGAGCCAAGGCGATACCAAAGGGAAAGCAAAGCGCAATACCGGTTACGGCCATCAGCAGGGTGAGCACCAAGCCTCCCCAGTTTTCGGTGCGCACCGGCTCTAATATCCCCAAGCCGCCGCCAATCAACCAGATTGAGGCTAGGTATACCAAGAACCACCCAGCGGCTAGCCAATTGCTTAAGGCTGGCAAGCGCTTACCAGCCTGCTGTCCTACCCAGGCAATGGCGACCGTCAGCACGACCATGCCAAAGAGAATTGGGCTATGGGGACGGGTCAAAGGAAAGAGGATCACCGCCGCTGCGATCGCTCCAATGCCAATGAGGACACTACGCCCAAACAGATGCTGTTGGTTGCGTCCTAAAATACCCCACGATAAGCCACTTAGGGTTAAAACCAGCCCCATGATCACCCACATCCGCCAATACTGGTCTTGGGGATATAAACCGGTCATCATAAAGCCCAAGTTGTTCTCCACAACGGGCCATTGGGCCTTAGAAAAGATCCAAGTGACTAAGCCCCAGCCGCTCCACAGTAAAACGGCGGCAACCACAACGGTGAGGATGCTGTTAAACCAGTCACTGAAGAGATGCTTGCGCGCCCAGGCCAGCGGCCCTGTTTGGGCAATCGGGGGGCGAGTGGCCGCGGGAGGCGTAATACTGGTCATGGTTTAGCGCTCCTTAAGCTGAACTAGAGCATTAATCTGGTTCATGCCCACTGAAATGAGTAGGTTGAAGATCAGGTAGATAAACATGATGAGGACGATCATTTCAACAGCTCGCCCGGTCTGGTTCAGGGTGGTGAAGGACACCGAGAATAGGTCAGGATAGCCGATGGCGAACGCCAACGTTGTATTCTTAGCCAAGTTCATATACTCGCTATTCAGCGGCGGAATAATCACCCGTAAGGATTGGGGAAAGACCACCAGCCGCATGGCAAGACCCGAGGGCAATCCTAGGGAGCGTGCTGCTTCCCACTGTCCCTTTGAGACGGATTGAATACCAGCGCGGACAATTTCTGCAATAAAGGCCCCGGTGTAGAGCACCAAACCACTTAGGGCTGCAGCATACTCCAGCGATAGACGCAGTCCACCGCTAGCTCCGCCTCCTTCCTGAATGGTTGGGGGTTGCCAGCCAAGTCCGAAGAGGAGAATCACCACGAAGACGGCTACAAGACCTCCGATCGCCATTAGTTGGGGTTGCCCAGAGGTGCCTTGTTCAACCATCAGGCGAGTACGCTGTTGCCATAGCCAAAAGGCGGCGATCGCAATCGCCGCCATCCCTAAAAACCAGATGCCTACACCCACCGGCAGGCTATTGGTTTCGCTGTCTTGAGGGGAGACTAAGTAGCCTACGCCGCGAATGATCAGCCAGATCTCTAGCCCAATGACACTGAGAGCAACCAGACCACTGATTCCCCGATAGACGAGGCCTCGGAAACTGCGATCGCCTTGGCGAATATCACTGATCAACTTCCAGAGCAATGCTCCAAGTAAGCCTGCTCCCATCAGAAGCAACAGCCCTAGCCAATTTTGATCCGTTAAGGAGGGCCCTGGCAGGTAGATACCCCGCTTACTCATGACCACCCAACCCATCTCAATCTGGTCTTGCACGGGCGGCAACGCAAAATAGACGGCGAAGTACCAGAAGAAGAGCTGGAGCAGGAGCGGCACGTTGCGAACCAGTCCTACGTAGGCTCGACTGATCTTGTAGACGAGCCAGTTTTCTGAAAAGCTTGCTACACCGGCCACAATTCCCGTAATCGTTGCCAGGATAATGCCGACAACGATCAGCCGAAACGAGTTAATTAATCCGGCGTAGATGACCTTTTGGTATTGATCTTGGGGCTGATAGTTGACGAGGTTTTCCCCGACACTAAAGCCTGCTTGGTTACTTAAAAAACCAAACCCAAACCGCAAACCCAACTGGGCTAGGTTGCGATTGAGATTGGTGATGAGAAGCGATAAAACTGCAACCACCACGACGAGGGTGATGATTTGAAATGCTATTTTCCAGAAGCGTTCATCCCGCCAAATGGGAATGCTGCCTTGTGTCGCTGGGGTCATGATGTGATTGCCTGTTTGTCATCGACGCTGATCCAAATCAAGCGGCGATCGCTCCGGATTAGCCAGATAACCATGGGATCTATACCCCTAAGTA includes:
- a CDS encoding DUF3352 domain-containing protein; translated protein: MAKRKPALLLTLGTAIAFITGGSVAYWWLRGQSGLRSPAPLPVGIEVIPQNALMTFSVSTNPQQWQTLRSFGTPESQAQVDQLLARWRDRWLSAYDLDFPRDLQSWIGPEMTVAILPGNPPIASEPPSPDPAPSGGSLPDSPIEGDPIFVAILPILDPLQDGQTLSDRLSDTEPQQEQVYQGVTLQEFVSQTGQSYAAAVFENQFIAIAPSLDILQTLVDAEQSNAALDTVAGYQDALSQTGVEQPFLRLYV
- a CDS encoding ABC transporter permease subunit (The N-terminal region of this protein, as described by TIGR01726, is a three transmembrane segment that identifies a subfamily of ABC transporter permease subunits, which specificities that include histidine, arginine, glutamine, glutamate, L-cystine (sic), the opines (in Agrobacterium) octopine and nopaline, etc.) is translated as MTPATQGSIPIWRDERFWKIAFQIITLVVVVAVLSLLITNLNRNLAQLGLRFGFGFLSNQAGFSVGENLVNYQPQDQYQKVIYAGLINSFRLIVVGIILATITGIVAGVASFSENWLVYKISRAYVGLVRNVPLLLQLFFWYFAVYFALPPVQDQIEMGWVVMSKRGIYLPGPSLTDQNWLGLLLLMGAGLLGALLWKLISDIRQGDRSFRGLVYRGISGLVALSVIGLEIWLIIRGVGYLVSPQDSETNSLPVGVGIWFLGMAAIAIAAFWLWQQRTRLMVEQGTSGQPQLMAIGGLVAVFVVILLFGLGWQPPTIQEGGGASGGLRLSLEYAAALSGLVLYTGAFIAEIVRAGIQSVSKGQWEAARSLGLPSGLAMRLVVFPQSLRVIIPPLNSEYMNLAKNTTLAFAIGYPDLFSVSFTTLNQTGRAVEMIVLIMFIYLIFNLLISVGMNQINALVQLKER
- a CDS encoding amino acid ABC transporter ATP-binding protein, giving the protein MTQPQTGTMRDSQPVNEPVIIAQDVEKWYDNNFHVLRGVSLTVNKGEVVVVMGPSGSGKSTFIRTFNALEPYQKGTIDIDGIRISHDLKNIETIRREVGMVFQQFNLFPHLTVLKNVTLAPIWVRRWPKAKAEEVAMALLERVGILEQANKYPGQLSGGQQQRVAIARALAMQPKIMLFDEPTSALDPEMVREVLDAMRTLAAEGMTMVCVTHEVGFAREVADRVVLMADGVLVEEATPEEFFNNPKEERSQKFLSQIL
- a CDS encoding amino acid ABC transporter permease; protein product: MTSITPPAATRPPIAQTGPLAWARKHLFSDWFNSILTVVVAAVLLWSGWGLVTWIFSKAQWPVVENNLGFMMTGLYPQDQYWRMWVIMGLVLTLSGLSWGILGRNQQHLFGRSVLIGIGAIAAAVILFPLTRPHSPILFGMVVLTVAIAWVGQQAGKRLPALSNWLAAGWFLVYLASIWLIGGGLGILEPVRTENWGGLVLTLLMAVTGIALCFPFGIALALGRRSDLPIVRSLSIAYIELVRGVPLITILVMGQVMIPLFLPEGIRPDRILRAIIALTIFSSAYLAENIRAGLQSVPRGQSEASVSLGLNKPLTLILIVLPQALKTAIPAIVGQFISLFQDTTLLAPLGLLELLGMANTALSNPNYLGRYAEAYAFIGVLYWFFCYAMALGSRKIEEQLNTTH